A genomic segment from Maniola jurtina chromosome 16, ilManJurt1.1, whole genome shotgun sequence encodes:
- the LOC123872900 gene encoding NADH-ubiquinone oxidoreductase 75 kDa subunit, mitochondrial-like — translation MLKSLKKLLKCRAILKTQKRHQGSEINVFINGKAITVPSYFTVLQALRRERVTIPSFCYHERLSIAGNCRMCLVQIEGMWKPQIACALPVSKDMKIRTNSETTLKAQESVLEFLLVDHPLDCPICDQGGECDLQDLSMRFGSDRTRFTDIHFQGKRALESKNLGPFIRTEMTRCIHCTRCIRFASQVCGMDVLGSTGRGGEMLVGTYIDKFFLSELSGNIIDLCPVGALTNKPYMFKARPWELTRTDSIDCTDATGTNIALNHRFNRLLRILPRENDEVNQEWLSDKGRWAFDALEMQRLVTPMYRQEDKLCPIEWHYALKKVAKLIKSVCPPKLLAVAGPYCNAETLVAAKDLLNIFGSDHTYVERGLSYSGTGIDIRAAYSLNVNMRDVEIADKILLIGTNPRFEAPILNARIRKAYTHNECDIYAIGPNCQYNYYVEYLKDVPSAANLMKDAKRPLIFVGIDQLQTSCAVGVMTEAYKLASCLNKKEKDWTVVNVVTREASFAAALEAGWKPGALDALKSSCPNVVISLGADEVFYKWEPPEDCTVIYIGFQGDKGAETASLILPGSAYTEAGGTYLNMECRSQYAYPAITPPGKARFDWKIIRAIAEYANICLFYCDTDSICVRMNQISPNFVNLGKYQEKLFSEHIPKMMKKIDPGVKSQMHIQMKMLKDYYCSDILTSNSPLMVKAQKAVDKLESSAYAVI, via the coding sequence atgttaaaatcattaaaaaagcTTCTCAAATGTAGAGCTATTCTCAAAACCCAAAAGCGTCATCAGGGAAGTGAAATAAACGTATTTATAAACGGCAAAGCGATAACCGTACCCAGTTATTTCACAGTTCTCCAGGCGTTGAGAAGAGAACGTGTTACAATACCATCCTTCTGTTACCACGAGAGGTTGTCCATAGCAGGAAACTGTAGAATGTGTCTCGTACAGATAGAGGGTATGTGGAAACCACAAATAGCTTGCGCATTACCAGTCTCCAAGGATATGAAAATTCGAACCAATTCAGAAACGACTTTGAAAGCCCAAGAGAGTGTTCTGGAGTTCCTTCTAGTAGACCATCCACTGGACTGTCCGATATGTGATCAGGGAGGCGAATGTGATTTACAGGACCTTTCGATGAGATTCGGAAGTGATCGCACTAGATTCACAGACATACACTTCCAAGGTAAAAGGGCTTTGGAGAGCAAAAATCTTGGGCCATTCATTCGAACAGAAATGACTCGTTGCATCCATTGTACACGCTGCATACGATTTGCTTCCCAGGTTTGTGGAATGGATGTCTTAGGCTCCACTGGTCGAGGAGGAGAAATGCTAGTAGGCACGTATATCGACAAATTCTTTCTCTCCGAGCTATCTGGAaatattatagatttatgtcCAGTTGGAGCTCTAACTAACAAACCGTACATGTTTAAAGCTAGACCTTGGGAGCTTACACGAACTGATTCTATTGATTGCACCGATGCTACTGGAACTAACATTGCATTAAACCATCGATTCAATAGATTGTTGCGTATTCTACCTCGAGAAAATGATGAAGTTAATCAGGAGTGGCTATCTGATAAGGGTCGGTGGGCTTTTGACGCTCTTGAAATGCAGAGACTCGTGACTCCGATGTATAGACAAGAAGATAAATTATGTCCGATAGAATGGCATtatgctttaaagaaagtagcTAAGTTAATTAAAAGTGTTTGTCCTCCCAAGTTATTGGCGGTAGCTGGACCGTACTGTAACGCTGAAACGTTGGTAGCCGCTAAAGATTTACTAAATATATTCGGCAGCGATCACACTTACGTCGAACGGGGTTTGTCTTATTCAGGGACGGGTATCGATATTAGGGCGGCTTATTCCCTCAATGTAAACATGAGAGACGTTGAAATAGCCGATAAAATTTTGCTTATTGGTACAAACCCTCGATTCGAAGCTCCGATATTAAATGCGCGTATCAGAAAAGCTTATACCCATAACGAGTGTGATATCTACGCGATTGGACCGAATTGtcagtataattattatgttgaaTATCTTAAAGATGTGCCGTCTGCAGCGAATTTAATGAAAGATGCCAAACGGCCTTTAATATTTGTTGGGATTGATCAATTACAAACTTCTTGCGCAGTTGGTGTTATGACTGAGGCATATAAATTGGCAagttgtttgaataaaaaagaaaaggatTGGACAGTTGTGAATGTTGTGACTAGGGAAGCTAGTTTCGCTGCAGCTCTTGAAGCTGGGTGGAAACCAGGAGCTTTGGACGCTTTGAAGAGCTCATGTCCCAATGTAGTGATATCTTTGGGGGCTGATGAAGTATTTTATAAATGGGAACCACCGGAAGATTGTACGGTAATTTATATTGGATTTCAGGGAGACAAAGGAGCTGAAACAGCTTCACTCATCTTACCTGGTAGTGCCTATACTGAGGCTggaggtacttacctaaatatggAATGTCGTAGTCAATACGCTTATCCAGCTATCACGCCTCCAGGTAAAGCTCGTTTCGACTGGAAAATAATAAGAGCGATTGCAGAGTATGCCAACATATGCCTGTTCTATTGTGATACAGATTCCATTTGCGTGAGAATGAACCAAATCAGTCCCAATTTCGTTAATTTGGGGAAGTACCAAGAGAAGCTGTTTTCTGAACATATTCCCAAGATGATGAAGAAGATAGACCCTGGAGTCAAGAGTCAGATGCATATTCAGATGAAAATGCTGAAGGATTATTACTGCTCGGATATTTTGACTTCAAATTCTCCTTTGATGGTCAAAGCTCAGAAGGCAGTGGATAAACTGGAGAGTTCTGCTTATGcagttatataa
- the LOC123873226 gene encoding neuroglobin-like, with the protein MGCKLSQLAASEFSQDPLDRPPPPADPRSPLTPKQQYCIMASWKGIFRQIEKTGIILFVKLFEENEDLLHLFEDFRELRTKEAIVNSEELAEHATKVMHTLDEGIKSLADMDTFFAYVRHVGGTHRQVPGFKAENFMKIEQPFLEAAKTTLGDRYTPNIENIYKMTIRFILENLVKGYEEEYE; encoded by the exons ATGGGTTGCAAGTTATCTCAGCTCGCAGCATCCGAGTTCTCGCAAGATCCTCTAGACAGGCCGCCACCACCGGCTGACCCACGCTCACCTTTGACCCCTAAGCAGCAATACTGCATCATGGCCTCTTGGAAAGGGATATTCAGACAGATCGAGAAGACTGGCATCATTTTGTTTGTCAA ATTATTCGAAGAAAATGAAGACCTCCTGCACCTGTTCGAAGATTTCCGCGAGCTTCGCACCAAGGAAGCCATCGTGAATTCAGAAGAACTGGCCGAGCATGCCACTAAGGTGATGCACACCCTGGACGAAGGCATCAAGAGTCTGGCTGACATGGACACGTTCTTCGCTTACGTCAGGCATGTCGGCGGCACCCATCGACAGGTTCCAGGCTTTAAAGCTGAAAACTTCATG aAAATCGAACAGCCTTTTCTGGAAGCAGCTAAAACGACGCTCGGGGACCGATACACACCAAATATAGAAAACATCTACAAAATGACGATCCGATTCATATTAGAGAACCTAGTCAAGGGATACGAAGAAGAATATGAGTAG